Part of the Gramella sp. Hel_I_59 genome, AGCTGGCATTTTCCCAGGGAGAAGGACGAAATATTACTAGCGGTAGCCAGGGAGGAATGGAATATACAGGAAGACTGGAGCTTCTGCCTTTTGGAGAATTTCTTGAAAAAGGAGATTATTTCCAGGCCGATCTTGAACGAGAGCCGACACCTAAACTAATGCTTGGAGCAGTCTACGATATTAATAATGATGCCGTAAGAACTAGAAGTAACCTGGGAAGTTTTATGCTGTTAGAGGATGGGACACTATACGAAACCGACATCCAAACGTTTTTCCTGGATGCCGTTTTTAAATACCGCGGACTTTCTGTAATGGCAGAATATGCATATCGTGATGCAGAAGATCCAATTGCCAGGATTCAGGGAGAAAATCAGGCAGCTGAGTACAGGGTCCTGGAAGGGCAGGGAATAAACTTTCAAACTGCGTACCTTTTTAAAAGTAATTATGAAATTGCAGCAAGGTATTCAAGAAACGACTATTCCGATATTATCGAAGTGGATGACGTAGAACAATATACTCTGGGAGGATCTAAATATATTGTAGGACATAAACTTAAAGTACAGGCAGATATCAATTATTCGAAACAGGCTGGAATAGAAGATTTTATATCATTTAGAACGGGCTTCGAATTTCACTTTTAAAATTAACAATTAGGTAACAGTAAATCCACGATTTGGTTGGATACTTGCACCGCTTTTTAAACACAATAAAATGGAAAATATTTACTTGTTGATGCTGGTTGCATTAGTGGTTCTTGCCATTGCCGATTTGGTGGTTGGAGTTAGTAATGACGCCGTAAACTTCCTGAACTCTGCGATTGGTTCCAAAGCAATCTCATTTAAAACGATCATGATCGTGGCCAGTGTAGGTATCTTTATTGGTGCGGTTTTTTCCAGCGGAATGATGGAGGTAGCCAGAAAAGGTATTTTTATGCCTGGTCAGTTCTATTTCGACGAGATCATGATCATATTTATGGCTGTAATGATTACAGACATTCTTCTGCTGGATTTTTTCAACACATTGGGAATGCCAACTTCAACAACAGTTTCCATTGTATTCGAATTACTTGGAGCAGCAGTAGTAATGGCACTTATCAAGATTGGAGCTTCAGATACTCAAACGCTGGCAGATCTTTCCACGTACATAAATACAGATAAAGCAACCGAAATTATATCCGGAATATTTCTATCTGTCGTCATCGCATTTACCATAGGAGCATTGGTGCAGTGGTTGTCTCGTTTGGTGTTCACTTTTGAATACGAAAAGAAAATCAAGAACTTTGGTTCTATTTTCGGCGGAATCTGTCTTGCAGCCATCAGTTATTTCATCATTTTCAAAGGGATGAAAGGAACTCCTTATTACGATAGTTTTAAAGATGTACTTTCTACACAGGTTTATGCAGTAGTTGCAGTTAGTTTCCTGTTTTGGACACTTTTCAGCTATCTATTTATGAAGATCTTTAAGAAAAGTATCCTCATCTTCGTGATTGCAGTAGGAACATTTGGTCTTGCACTTGCATTTTCAGGAAATGACCTGGTAAACTTTATTGGGGTTCCAATGGCCGCTTACCACTCTTATGAAGCCTGGGCAGCATCTGGCCAGATCTCTACGGAATTTTCTATGGAGGTATTACGTGATAAAGTACCTGCAGAACCAATTTTACTATTTATCTCAGGTGCCATTATGGTGCTTACACTCTGGTTTTCGAAGAAAGCAAAGACTGTAGCTGAAACTGAAATTGGACTTTCCAGACAGGGACATGGAACTGAAAAGTTCGATCCAAACATGCTTTCCCGTGCTCTTGTAACAGGAACAACCAAGCTTGCTGATACCTTTAGATTGATTATTCCTGGTGGAATGCGTAGAAAGATTGGTCGCAGTTTCAACAAACCCGATGATATACTTATAGGGGATAAAGCTGAAGAACAACCTGCTTTTGATATGATCCGTGCAGCGATTAACCTTACTGTAGCCGGTGTATTGATCTCTATCGCTACTTCTTATAAATTGCCCTTATCTACTACTTATGTAACTTTTATGGTTGCTATGGGAACTTCACTGGCAGATAAAGCCTGGGGTAGAGAAAGTGCTGTATATCGTGTTGCTGGAGTTTTAAAAGTAATTGGAGGTTGGTTCTTTACTGCATTTAGTGCCTTCTCGGCTGCAGGAATTTTAACCTATATTATTTTCCTCGGAAAAGGACCTGCAATTGCCATTCTTCTAATAGCAGCTATAGGATTACTTGCCAGAAACTATATCTCACACAAGAATAAGGAAACTGCCAAAGCCGATAAATCTGGCTTAAAGAAATCTGAAAGTAAAACTGTTCAGGGGATCATCCTTGAAAGTGCAGATAATATTTCTAATGTGGTAAGCAGATCCAATAAGATCTTCTCTGATACTTTTGCTGGCTTATCCAAACAGGATAAGAAGAAGTTGAAGAAGAGTAAGAAGGGTGTGGAAAAACTTGAATCTGAAATTGAAGATCTAAGAGACCAGATATTTTTCTTTATCAAAAGTCTTGATGAAACCAGTGTTCGTGGAAGTAGTTTTTATATCTCTATCCTTGGACACCTTACAGATATCGCTCAATCCCTGGAATATATTTCCAAGAAAAGTTACAAGCATGTGAATAATAATCACAAACCGCTACGATATAATCAGCTTTTAGATCTTAAAGAGATTGATGATATTTTAAGCGAGTTGTTAACAGAGATCGAAGTGATTTTTAATAACAGGGAGTTCCAGGATATAAGTGGAGTCGTTGCTAAAAAAGAAATAGTGCTGCAGAGGATTTCTGAAAAGATCGAAAAACAGGTATCAAGAACAAGGACTGAAGAATCCAGTCCTAAGAACACGACCTTGTACTTCAATTTATTATTGGAGACTAAAGATCTAATGAAAGCGATCATGAGTCTTATGGAAGAGTACAATTCCAGTTACAAAAAGGTATAAACCTGACGTTTTACCGTTAAAAAAGCCACATTTTCTAAATGTGGCTTTTTTTTATTCCAAATTGTTTATTTATAGCTTTAAACGTTATAAAAAGCTGGTTATTAGTTTACTATCTGTATTTCTTGGTTTTTAAAGCCTAAGAATCTTGAAACTGGCGGTTGAGTTGCAGTTATGGAAAACCGTACAGACTTTGGTTCTTCATCGGTTGTTTTAGTAATATGGCGGGTTATCACGGCAAATATTCACAAACTTAAGTTAGCACGTTACTTTCATTCGGAACAGCTCTTATAATTTTCTAATTTCACCAAACCCCAAACTACTTCGGCTTCAGCTTGCTGTAATCGAACCACAAATATGAAATTTTTAAAGGATGTATTCTCTGAATACGTCAGCACCCCAACATTTTTAAAATTTAAAACCAAAAGAGCTTTTTTTCTCCCAGTAATCGCGCTAGTCTTAATTTTATTTTCAAGCTGTAACCCTGCTGCACTTGTAAATCCTGATAGCTATAGTGATAAATGGGAAAATACCTATGTTTGGTTCTCACCTTCAGATCTTAGTACAATTTATGTTTCCGGAAATGGAGATCCTGAAACTGCTTTACCTGTTCCTAATGATTCAGACTATCTAATTGAATGGAGTAAAAAAGGTGAGGTCTATGAACTAAAGATCACTTCTTACTACCAGGATATTGATTTTGCCTGGTTCGATGGGTACGACGCCGAGAACAATTCCGAAGAAATTCCGTGGATACAGGAAGGAAACACGCTGGAACTTGTGAGTGAAAAACTATTACCTTCTGAAAATGGCAGGTACCGTATCTCCCTTTCAGATGATTTAAAGGATTAAACTG contains:
- a CDS encoding porin, encoding MKTRFSTLVLCLFVALGLEAQEISDTKFGKGLLNFTAKDSSFSVKFAPRFQFRSFTTWNHDGEEYMDPEQNFLIRRARLKFDGFALTPKLVYKIELGLSNNDISGANQFTSNSPRYILDAVLKWHFHKNFELWAGQTKLPGNVERVISSASLQLIDRSILNSRFNLDRDIGLQLHHKFKLGEKFVIKEKLAFSQGEGRNITSGSQGGMEYTGRLELLPFGEFLEKGDYFQADLEREPTPKLMLGAVYDINNDAVRTRSNLGSFMLLEDGTLYETDIQTFFLDAVFKYRGLSVMAEYAYRDAEDPIARIQGENQAAEYRVLEGQGINFQTAYLFKSNYEIAARYSRNDYSDIIEVDDVEQYTLGGSKYIVGHKLKVQADINYSKQAGIEDFISFRTGFEFHF
- a CDS encoding inorganic phosphate transporter; translated protein: MENIYLLMLVALVVLAIADLVVGVSNDAVNFLNSAIGSKAISFKTIMIVASVGIFIGAVFSSGMMEVARKGIFMPGQFYFDEIMIIFMAVMITDILLLDFFNTLGMPTSTTVSIVFELLGAAVVMALIKIGASDTQTLADLSTYINTDKATEIISGIFLSVVIAFTIGALVQWLSRLVFTFEYEKKIKNFGSIFGGICLAAISYFIIFKGMKGTPYYDSFKDVLSTQVYAVVAVSFLFWTLFSYLFMKIFKKSILIFVIAVGTFGLALAFSGNDLVNFIGVPMAAYHSYEAWAASGQISTEFSMEVLRDKVPAEPILLFISGAIMVLTLWFSKKAKTVAETEIGLSRQGHGTEKFDPNMLSRALVTGTTKLADTFRLIIPGGMRRKIGRSFNKPDDILIGDKAEEQPAFDMIRAAINLTVAGVLISIATSYKLPLSTTYVTFMVAMGTSLADKAWGRESAVYRVAGVLKVIGGWFFTAFSAFSAAGILTYIIFLGKGPAIAILLIAAIGLLARNYISHKNKETAKADKSGLKKSESKTVQGIILESADNISNVVSRSNKIFSDTFAGLSKQDKKKLKKSKKGVEKLESEIEDLRDQIFFFIKSLDETSVRGSSFYISILGHLTDIAQSLEYISKKSYKHVNNNHKPLRYNQLLDLKEIDDILSELLTEIEVIFNNREFQDISGVVAKKEIVLQRISEKIEKQVSRTRTEESSPKNTTLYFNLLLETKDLMKAIMSLMEEYNSSYKKV